The proteins below are encoded in one region of Clostridium pasteurianum DSM 525 = ATCC 6013:
- a CDS encoding YerC/YecD family TrpR-related protein — MTKYESKLESENMNFLCDAILSLETREDCYRFFEDICTINEVKAIEQRLQVAKRLVQKQTYTNIGEATGASTATISRVNRCLNYGSDGYALVLKKLGIIESEKQGNNDKGEE; from the coding sequence ATGACAAAGTATGAATCAAAACTTGAAAGTGAAAATATGAATTTCCTTTGTGATGCTATTTTAAGTTTGGAAACAAGAGAAGATTGTTACAGATTTTTTGAAGACATATGTACAATCAATGAAGTTAAAGCTATTGAGCAAAGGCTTCAGGTTGCTAAAAGGCTGGTACAAAAGCAAACCTATACAAATATAGGGGAAGCTACAGGAGCCAGTACTGCTACTATAAGCCGGGTTAACAGATGTCTTAATTATGGTAGTGATGGATATGCATTAGTACTAAAAAAACTAGGAATAATAGAATCAGAAAAGCAGGGCAATAATGATAAAGGTGAAGAGTAA
- the pcrA gene encoding DNA helicase PcrA — protein MDLKKLLNKEQYEAATAVDGPVLVLAGAGSGKTRVLTYRIANMIENLNVYPSQILAITFTNKAAQEMKERVRALVGSEADNMWVSTFHSTCVRILRREIDKIGYNKNFTIYDSADQKTLINQCIKEVGINDKDITDKEIISKIGAQKDNLVSAQEYKRKNENNFKLNRIAEVYLLYQKKLKENNALDFDDLIFKTVELFKKQEDVLQFYQRKFRYIMIDEYQDTNKAQYELARLLAKEHKNICVVGDDDQCIYGWRGADIRNILDFEKDYRDAKVIKLEENYRSKANILKAANGVIKNNPHEHFKLLRTRNEDGSKIKLYRSYSDMEEVEFVANEIKKAMDSGDRTYKDFAVLYRTNAQSRLFEDIFMKRHIPYRIIGGLKFYDRKEIKDIMAYLKLISNPLDNISLKRIINVPKRGIGATTVDKIEKFANEIEECLYSCLLDIQNIPGLTARNVSSINKFISIINSFVIRKDEIKVSTLIEELLGQTGYLQELKKSNDLQDETRIENLQELVSAAVDFENNSEDKSLSAFLEKTALVADVDNYDEESDSVVMMTVHSAKGLEFPVVFMVGMENGIFPGAASLSDFTEMEESRRLAYVGITRAKEELYMTSAQTRKIFGRTVGYAESDFIAEIPKELKEYVNIDVRKGNAFNKFLGSNNLNKNDNSRFSFNKDIPPKNRVFDKGFSTQYTESILKSNGISEKKEIKVLSEDEATAGRKVKHSKFGEGTIVAVSKKDGNVNLTIAFKNMGIKNLRLDLAPLQII, from the coding sequence ATGGATTTAAAAAAACTATTAAATAAAGAACAATATGAGGCGGCAACAGCAGTAGATGGACCTGTACTGGTATTAGCAGGAGCAGGATCAGGTAAAACTAGAGTTCTTACTTATAGAATTGCTAATATGATTGAAAATTTGAATGTCTATCCATCACAAATATTAGCTATAACTTTTACTAATAAGGCGGCTCAGGAAATGAAGGAAAGAGTCCGCGCTCTTGTGGGCAGTGAAGCTGATAATATGTGGGTATCAACATTTCATTCCACCTGTGTGAGAATACTTAGAAGAGAAATAGATAAAATTGGATACAATAAAAATTTTACAATATATGATAGTGCAGATCAAAAAACTTTAATAAATCAATGCATAAAAGAAGTTGGTATCAACGATAAGGATATAACTGATAAAGAAATAATATCTAAAATAGGAGCTCAGAAGGACAATTTAGTATCTGCACAAGAATACAAAAGAAAGAATGAGAATAACTTTAAATTAAATAGGATTGCAGAGGTTTATCTTTTGTATCAGAAGAAACTTAAAGAAAACAATGCTTTAGACTTTGATGATTTAATATTTAAAACTGTTGAATTATTTAAGAAACAAGAAGACGTACTGCAATTTTACCAGAGAAAATTTAGATACATAATGATAGATGAATATCAAGATACAAATAAAGCTCAGTATGAATTGGCAAGACTACTAGCAAAAGAACATAAGAATATATGCGTGGTGGGAGATGATGATCAATGCATATACGGATGGAGAGGAGCAGATATAAGAAATATACTTGACTTTGAAAAGGACTATAGGGATGCTAAAGTAATAAAACTGGAAGAAAACTATAGATCAAAGGCAAATATACTAAAAGCAGCCAATGGGGTCATTAAAAACAATCCTCATGAGCATTTTAAACTACTTAGAACCAGAAATGAAGATGGAAGTAAGATAAAACTGTATAGAAGTTACTCGGATATGGAAGAAGTGGAATTTGTGGCTAACGAGATAAAAAAGGCTATGGATTCAGGAGATAGAACCTATAAGGACTTTGCTGTACTCTATAGAACTAATGCTCAATCAAGATTATTTGAAGACATATTTATGAAAAGGCATATTCCCTATAGAATAATTGGTGGATTAAAATTCTATGATAGAAAAGAAATTAAAGATATAATGGCTTATCTTAAGCTTATATCCAATCCACTAGATAATATAAGTTTAAAGAGAATTATAAATGTACCTAAAAGAGGTATAGGAGCTACTACTGTAGACAAAATTGAAAAGTTTGCCAATGAAATTGAAGAATGCCTTTATAGTTGTCTATTAGATATACAAAATATACCAGGACTTACTGCACGAAATGTCTCTTCTATAAATAAATTTATAAGTATAATAAATAGCTTTGTTATAAGAAAAGATGAGATAAAAGTTTCTACGTTAATTGAAGAACTTCTTGGACAAACAGGATATCTGCAGGAATTGAAGAAATCCAATGATTTGCAAGATGAAACAAGAATAGAGAATCTTCAAGAATTGGTTTCTGCTGCTGTGGATTTTGAAAATAACTCAGAGGATAAGTCTCTTTCGGCTTTTCTGGAAAAGACAGCTTTAGTTGCAGATGTGGATAATTATGATGAAGAATCAGACTCTGTTGTGATGATGACGGTTCACAGTGCTAAAGGACTAGAATTTCCAGTAGTGTTTATGGTGGGAATGGAAAATGGTATTTTCCCTGGAGCAGCATCTTTGTCAGACTTTACTGAAATGGAAGAATCAAGAAGACTAGCCTATGTAGGTATTACAAGAGCCAAGGAAGAATTATATATGACTTCAGCACAGACGAGAAAAATTTTTGGAAGGACTGTTGGCTATGCTGAATCTGATTTTATAGCAGAAATTCCAAAAGAATTAAAGGAATATGTGAATATAGATGTAAGAAAAGGAAATGCCTTTAACAAGTTTTTAGGAAGTAATAATTTAAACAAAAATGATAACAGCAGATTTTCCTTTAACAAGGATATACCACCAAAAAATAGAGTGTTTGACAAGGGATTTTCTACACAATATACTGAAAGTATATTGAAATCTAATGGAATTTCAGAAAAGAAAGAGATAAAAGTACTTAGTGAAGATGAAGCTACAGCAGGCAGAAAAGTAAAACATTCTAAATTTGGAGAAGGAACCATTGTAGCCGTCAGCAAGAAAGATGGAAACGTAAATTTAACTATAGCTTTTAAAAATATGGGGATAAAAAATCTAAGATTGGACTTAGCACCTTTACAAATAATATAA
- the ligA gene encoding NAD-dependent DNA ligase LigA — MKDKLKRMEDLIEELNKYSYEYYTKDNPSVSDREYDMKYDELLTLEKETGTVYPYSPTLRVGDVVLPEFQKYTHIARLWSLDKAQSFNALEEWHNRNVKFINNYNNLNEEKLPPIKYIVTKKFDGLTVNCTYDNNGILVKAATRGTGEIGEDVTQQVKTIKSIPLKIKNNALIEVHGEAIMTKEAFNEYNKSAAAPLKNLRNGAAGALRNLNVKETARRRLSAFFYDVGYNEGEPFKSYKEMLNFLIEKKFPVDEYMGECSNLEEVKREIEIVRNLRETLSYDIDGAVIVIDDMRTRELMGYTVKFPKWAIAFKFEAEEATTKLLSVEWNVGRSGRVTPTAILQPVELAGATVKRATLNNMDDIQRKGIKIGSNVFVRRSNDVIPEIMGVASERDDQQEIMPPKMCPYCGSELVQDGVHYFCENTLSCKPQLVKSIVHFASREAMNIEGFNEKTAEQLFEKRDIKSITDLYRIKKEDLLDLDKFAEKKAEKLVKAIEKSKNCELSSFIYALGIANVGKKTAKDIVKKFKTLEEVMSCTYEELISIQDIGEIVAKSVLEFFNEDKIINTIQELISVGVTPYYEEDTVKDNPFLGKTVVVTGTLENFSRSEIKEKIESLGAKVSGSVSKKTDFVLAGKNPGSKYDKALELKVEIITEESFYKLLNN, encoded by the coding sequence ATGAAGGATAAATTAAAGAGAATGGAAGATCTTATAGAAGAATTAAATAAGTATTCCTATGAATATTATACAAAGGATAATCCTAGTGTTTCTGATAGAGAATATGATATGAAATATGATGAACTTCTAACTTTGGAGAAGGAAACCGGTACAGTTTATCCTTATTCACCAACCCTGAGAGTAGGGGATGTGGTATTGCCGGAGTTCCAAAAATATACACATATAGCGAGACTCTGGAGCCTTGATAAAGCTCAATCCTTTAATGCGCTGGAAGAATGGCATAATAGGAATGTAAAGTTTATCAACAATTATAATAATTTAAATGAGGAGAAGTTGCCTCCTATAAAATATATTGTAACTAAAAAGTTTGATGGATTAACTGTAAATTGTACTTATGATAACAATGGCATTCTAGTAAAGGCTGCTACAAGGGGAACTGGTGAAATAGGAGAAGATGTAACCCAACAGGTAAAAACCATAAAATCTATTCCACTGAAAATTAAAAATAATGCTTTAATTGAAGTTCATGGTGAAGCCATAATGACTAAGGAAGCTTTTAATGAATATAATAAATCAGCAGCAGCTCCTCTTAAAAATCTTAGAAATGGAGCTGCTGGTGCTCTAAGAAATTTAAATGTAAAAGAGACAGCTAGAAGAAGACTTTCTGCCTTCTTTTATGATGTGGGCTATAATGAAGGTGAACCTTTTAAAAGCTATAAAGAAATGCTAAATTTTCTAATTGAAAAAAAATTTCCTGTAGATGAATACATGGGAGAATGTTCTAATTTGGAAGAAGTAAAGAGAGAAATAGAGATTGTGAGGAATTTAAGAGAAACTTTAAGCTATGATATAGATGGTGCAGTTATTGTTATAGATGATATGAGAACCAGAGAATTGATGGGATATACAGTTAAATTTCCAAAATGGGCAATAGCTTTCAAGTTTGAAGCTGAAGAAGCTACTACTAAACTTCTTTCTGTAGAATGGAATGTGGGAAGAAGTGGAAGAGTGACTCCTACAGCTATACTTCAACCAGTAGAGCTTGCAGGAGCTACAGTAAAAAGAGCCACTCTTAATAATATGGACGACATACAGAGAAAGGGTATAAAAATAGGAAGTAATGTTTTTGTAAGGAGATCCAATGATGTTATTCCAGAAATAATGGGAGTAGCGTCAGAACGTGATGATCAGCAGGAGATAATGCCTCCAAAAATGTGTCCTTATTGTGGCAGTGAGCTTGTACAAGATGGCGTACATTATTTCTGTGAAAATACATTATCCTGTAAGCCCCAGCTGGTAAAAAGTATAGTACATTTTGCCAGCAGAGAAGCTATGAATATAGAAGGCTTTAATGAAAAAACTGCAGAACAGTTATTTGAAAAAAGAGATATAAAATCTATAACAGATCTGTATAGAATAAAAAAGGAAGATCTTTTGGACTTAGATAAGTTTGCGGAGAAAAAGGCAGAAAAGCTTGTAAAAGCTATAGAAAAAAGTAAAAATTGCGAATTGTCATCTTTCATATATGCCCTTGGTATAGCAAATGTAGGTAAAAAAACTGCAAAAGATATAGTCAAAAAATTTAAAACTCTGGAAGAAGTAATGAGTTGTACCTATGAGGAATTAATTTCCATACAGGATATAGGAGAAATAGTTGCTAAAAGTGTTTTAGAATTTTTTAATGAGGATAAAATAATAAATACAATACAAGAACTGATTTCAGTTGGAGTAACGCCTTATTATGAAGAAGATACAGTTAAAGATAACCCATTTTTGGGTAAAACGGTAGTGGTAACAGGTACTTTAGAAAATTTCAGCAGAAGTGAAATAAAGGAAAAAATAGAATCCTTAGGAGCGAAGGTATCTGGCAGCGTCAGTAAAAAAACGGATTTTGTATTGGCAGGTAAAAATCCAGGATCTAAATATGATAAGGCATTAGAATTAAAGGTTGAAATAATAACTGAAGAAAGTTTTTACAAATTATTAAATAATTAG
- the gatC gene encoding Asp-tRNA(Asn)/Glu-tRNA(Gln) amidotransferase subunit GatC has product MSVSKKDVEYVAELARLSFNEEEKEELIKDLNKVLEYVEKLNELDTENTDIIVNPYYIENKFREDEIEASMELKEVLNNAPQKLEEYIMVPKIIE; this is encoded by the coding sequence ATGTCAGTTTCAAAAAAAGATGTAGAATATGTTGCAGAACTTGCAAGACTTAGTTTTAATGAAGAAGAAAAAGAAGAATTAATAAAAGACCTAAATAAAGTTTTAGAGTATGTAGAGAAGTTAAATGAATTAGATACAGAAAACACAGATATAATTGTTAATCCTTATTATATTGAGAATAAATTTAGAGAAGATGAAATAGAAGCTTCAATGGAACTTAAAGAAGTTTTAAATAATGCGCCTCAAAAATTAGAAGAATATATAATGGTTCCTAAGATAATAGAATAG
- the gatA gene encoding Asp-tRNA(Asn)/Glu-tRNA(Gln) amidotransferase subunit GatA: MELHKLKAHELKDLIKNKEVKVEEVTNSFLNRIDETDDKIGAYLYKAEEEALSEAKKLDERIAKGEVLDGLGGVPVAVKDNISVKGMQNTCASKILEGYISPYDSTVTQKIKEANGIILGKLNMDEFAMGSSNENSGYKKVVNPWNNEFVPGGSSGASAASVAAFEAPISLGTETGGSVRQPSSFCGVVGLKPTYGRISRYGVVAFGSTLDQVGTIGRDVEDCALLTQNIAGVDNRDFTTVNIAVQNYKKSLVKDIKGKKIGIPEEYFGDGLDDNVRKSIEEAIKVLEDNGAEVKRCSLPLTEYALAAYYIISSAEASSNLARFDGIRFGHRSKEAQDAVDIYSKSRSEGFGKEVKRRIMLGTYALSAGYYDAYYKKALKVRNLIKQEFEKTFKEFDVLVSPTSPTTAFRFGEKTKDVVSMYLSDVYTVPVNIAGLPAISVPCGFVNDLPVGLQFIGNYFREDVLFNFAYSYEASAQWNEKKALVE, from the coding sequence ATGGAATTACATAAACTTAAGGCCCATGAGTTAAAAGATTTAATAAAAAATAAAGAAGTCAAGGTGGAGGAAGTAACTAATTCCTTTTTAAATAGAATAGACGAGACTGATGATAAAATAGGAGCGTATTTATACAAGGCAGAAGAAGAGGCATTAAGTGAAGCTAAAAAGCTGGATGAGAGAATTGCAAAGGGAGAAGTACTTGATGGATTAGGAGGAGTTCCAGTAGCTGTAAAGGATAATATAAGTGTAAAGGGTATGCAAAATACCTGTGCATCAAAAATATTAGAAGGGTATATATCTCCGTATGATTCTACAGTTACACAAAAGATAAAGGAAGCAAATGGAATAATACTTGGGAAACTCAATATGGATGAGTTTGCCATGGGATCTTCAAATGAAAACAGTGGATATAAGAAAGTGGTAAATCCTTGGAATAATGAATTTGTTCCAGGTGGTTCCTCAGGAGCATCGGCAGCCTCTGTTGCAGCTTTTGAAGCACCTATATCCTTGGGTACTGAAACCGGTGGTTCAGTGAGACAGCCTTCTTCCTTTTGTGGAGTGGTTGGACTTAAGCCTACTTATGGAAGAATATCAAGATATGGCGTGGTAGCTTTTGGATCAACTTTGGATCAGGTTGGAACTATAGGAAGAGATGTAGAAGACTGTGCACTTTTAACTCAGAATATTGCAGGAGTGGATAACAGAGATTTTACTACAGTTAATATAGCTGTACAGAATTATAAAAAAAGTCTGGTAAAAGATATAAAGGGAAAGAAGATAGGCATACCTGAAGAATATTTTGGTGATGGACTTGATGACAATGTAAGAAAGAGCATAGAAGAAGCAATAAAAGTTTTAGAGGACAATGGTGCTGAAGTTAAAAGATGTTCACTTCCATTGACAGAATATGCACTGGCAGCTTATTATATAATATCCTCTGCAGAAGCTTCATCAAATTTAGCTAGATTTGATGGTATAAGATTTGGTCATAGATCCAAAGAGGCACAAGATGCTGTAGATATATATTCTAAATCAAGAAGTGAAGGTTTTGGTAAAGAAGTTAAAAGAAGAATAATGTTAGGTACATATGCACTATCAGCAGGTTATTATGATGCTTACTATAAAAAAGCTTTAAAGGTTAGAAATCTTATAAAGCAGGAATTTGAAAAAACATTTAAGGAATTTGATGTATTAGTTTCGCCTACATCACCCACAACTGCATTCAGATTTGGAGAAAAGACTAAAGATGTAGTTTCCATGTATCTGTCAGATGTTTATACAGTTCCAGTAAATATAGCAGGACTTCCAGCTATATCTGTGCCTTGCGGATTTGTAAATGATTTGCCAGTAGGATTGCAATTTATAGGAAATTATTTCAGAGAAGATGTTTTATTTAATTTTGCCTATAGCTATGAAGCATCTGCACAGTGGAATGAGAAAAAGGCTTTAGTTGAATAA
- the gatB gene encoding Asp-tRNA(Asn)/Glu-tRNA(Gln) amidotransferase subunit GatB has product MEYEVVIGLEVHTELSTKTKIYCGCTTEFGGQPNTHVCPVCLGLPGALPHLNKKVVEYGIKAGLALNCSITKYGRMDRKNYFYPDCPKNYQITQDELPLCTEGYIEIELEDESIKKIGIERIHIEEDAGKLLHTGVGTLVDFNRAGVPLAEIVSKPDLRSPKEAVQYLEKLKSILSCIGVSDCKMEEGSLRCDANISVMEKGSDKFGVRTEIKNMNSFKALEKALNYETERQIVALEKGEKLTQDTRRWDDNNNITTIMRSKEFANDYRYFPEGDLVTLNIDDKWIEEIRETIPELPYEKEVRFVNEFKIPKYDAKVLTLTMSMAEFFEETAVLSEDAKASSNWLMGDISKIMKENAVWVENLKFTPKQLAELIKLINGGTISNAIGKKIIVDMFNTGKNPKVIIEEKGLIQNSNEDEIFKVVKSVLDNNGKTIEDYKNGRKRVLGFLVGLVMKETKGKANPQIVNKLINEEIKKY; this is encoded by the coding sequence ATGGAATATGAAGTTGTAATAGGGCTTGAAGTTCATACGGAACTTTCAACAAAAACTAAAATATATTGTGGATGTACAACAGAATTTGGAGGACAGCCTAATACCCATGTTTGTCCTGTATGTTTGGGACTTCCTGGTGCACTTCCACATTTAAATAAGAAAGTAGTGGAGTATGGGATTAAAGCAGGTCTTGCTTTAAATTGCTCCATAACAAAATATGGAAGAATGGATAGAAAAAATTATTTTTATCCTGATTGTCCTAAAAATTATCAGATAACTCAAGATGAATTACCACTTTGTACAGAGGGATATATTGAAATTGAATTGGAAGATGAAAGCATTAAAAAAATAGGAATAGAGAGAATACACATAGAAGAAGATGCAGGTAAGCTTTTACATACTGGCGTAGGTACTTTAGTTGATTTTAACAGAGCGGGGGTACCTCTAGCTGAAATAGTATCTAAACCAGATCTTAGAAGTCCAAAAGAAGCAGTTCAATATCTTGAAAAACTAAAGAGTATACTTTCATGTATAGGGGTTTCTGATTGTAAAATGGAAGAAGGATCTTTAAGATGTGATGCCAATATATCTGTTATGGAAAAGGGATCAGATAAATTTGGTGTTAGGACAGAAATAAAGAATATGAACTCCTTTAAAGCATTAGAAAAGGCATTAAACTATGAAACTGAAAGGCAGATAGTTGCCCTAGAAAAGGGAGAGAAGCTTACTCAGGACACAAGAAGATGGGATGATAATAACAATATAACTACTATAATGAGAAGTAAAGAATTTGCCAATGATTATAGATATTTTCCAGAAGGAGATCTTGTTACATTAAATATAGATGATAAATGGATAGAAGAAATCAGAGAGACAATACCTGAGCTTCCTTATGAGAAAGAAGTAAGATTTGTTAATGAGTTTAAAATTCCTAAATATGATGCCAAGGTTCTTACCCTTACAATGTCTATGGCAGAATTCTTTGAAGAAACTGCTGTATTAAGTGAAGATGCAAAAGCTTCATCAAATTGGCTTATGGGTGATATATCCAAAATAATGAAGGAAAATGCTGTATGGGTAGAAAATTTGAAATTTACTCCAAAGCAATTAGCTGAGCTTATAAAACTTATAAATGGGGGAACTATATCTAACGCTATAGGTAAAAAAATTATAGTTGACATGTTTAATACAGGTAAAAATCCTAAAGTTATTATTGAGGAAAAGGGATTGATTCAAAATAGTAATGAAGATGAGATTTTTAAAGTAGTTAAAAGCGTATTAGATAATAATGGTAAAACTATAGAGGATTATAAAAATGGAAGAAAGAGAGTTTTAGGATTTCTTGTAGGTCTTGTTATGAAAGAAACTAAAGGGAAGGCAAATCCTCAAATTGTAAATAAACTTATAAATGAAGAGATAAAAAAATATTAG
- a CDS encoding peptide ABC transporter substrate-binding protein, giving the protein MKILKRYLSIILIIIIISIIFSGCVEKKEDINTINQNNRYLMYDIGSLPEDLSKTDMDVLRVRDIERVLFQGLVYEKENSKDGIGYALAKSCDISKDGLVYTFALKDNIKWNDGSPITAQDFVDFFKDILSQDYDSVYRYELKCIYGVSDFIDHNKDFSAVAITAPKDNILQIRLNYPSPHFLQLLTQPMYGLRKIDSNIINWKKNYKYIKYSGAFFIKNIEGNGNILLNKNKNYVFKSDVKSNQIVLTTNKNGSAYSLADFETYNNLDIFLNPPSTEVDRLKSKGEAAIFPKLSVKGLFFNFNSNTAVSNYNFRKAVQLSMDRNELIDNVVGDYGEALTSYLPREMNSSPIDNSKVDNYNKSEALKYFKESNYNKNNVIRFVYVDNDTNKKVCENIIKMINYTISNEGSNSDTGAIGNVKFQLKGYSLKDINEVIKNNNYDMYLGDYNINYNNIMSFLEIWKSNSPYNIYGFKDIAYDDLIYTGNVAEDLNKKYEVYNKCIEELKNRIPVIPLYSKNTIACSKTSVQSLNLNEFGNVLIEKLQEK; this is encoded by the coding sequence ATGAAAATTTTAAAGAGATATTTAAGTATAATTTTGATTATCATCATAATTTCAATAATATTTTCTGGATGTGTAGAAAAAAAAGAGGATATAAATACAATTAATCAAAATAATAGATATTTAATGTACGATATAGGAAGTTTGCCAGAGGATTTAAGCAAGACAGATATGGATGTTTTAAGAGTTAGAGATATTGAGAGAGTGTTATTTCAAGGATTAGTATATGAAAAGGAAAATAGCAAGGATGGTATAGGTTATGCACTAGCAAAAAGCTGTGATATTTCAAAGGATGGACTTGTATATACCTTTGCATTAAAAGATAATATAAAATGGAATGATGGCAGCCCTATTACAGCTCAGGACTTTGTAGATTTTTTTAAAGATATATTGTCACAGGATTATGATAGTGTATACAGGTATGAGCTCAAATGTATTTATGGAGTTTCGGATTTTATAGATCATAATAAGGACTTTTCAGCAGTTGCCATTACGGCACCGAAAGATAATATACTTCAAATAAGATTGAACTATCCAAGTCCACATTTTTTACAATTATTAACTCAGCCTATGTATGGTCTTAGAAAAATTGATAGTAATATTATAAATTGGAAAAAGAATTATAAATATATAAAGTATTCAGGAGCCTTTTTCATTAAAAATATAGAAGGCAATGGTAATATACTTTTAAATAAAAATAAGAATTATGTATTTAAGAGTGACGTTAAAAGTAATCAGATTGTACTGACTACAAATAAAAATGGAAGTGCATATTCCTTGGCTGATTTTGAAACTTATAACAATTTGGATATATTCTTGAATCCACCTTCAACAGAGGTAGATAGATTAAAATCTAAAGGAGAAGCTGCTATTTTTCCAAAGCTTTCGGTTAAAGGATTATTTTTTAATTTTAATAGCAATACTGCAGTTTCAAATTATAATTTTAGAAAAGCCGTGCAGTTATCTATGGATAGAAATGAATTAATAGATAATGTAGTAGGGGATTATGGGGAAGCTTTGACATCATATTTACCTAGAGAAATGAACTCTTCACCAATAGATAACAGTAAAGTTGATAATTACAATAAAAGTGAAGCCTTAAAATATTTTAAAGAGAGCAATTATAATAAAAATAATGTAATAAGATTTGTATATGTGGATAATGATACCAATAAAAAAGTATGCGAGAATATTATTAAGATGATAAATTATACTATATCTAATGAAGGAAGTAACAGTGATACGGGAGCAATAGGTAATGTGAAATTTCAACTTAAAGGTTATAGCTTAAAGGATATAAATGAAGTTATAAAGAATAATAATTATGATATGTATTTAGGTGATTACAATATAAATTATAATAATATTATGTCCTTTCTAGAAATATGGAAGTCTAATTCTCCTTATAATATATATGGATTTAAAGATATTGCCTATGATGATCTAATATATACTGGAAATGTTGCTGAAGACTTAAATAAAAAATATGAGGTATATAATAAATGTATAGAGGAATTAAAAAATAGAATACCTGTAATTCCTCTATATTCTAAAAATACTATAGCATGTTCTAAAACCTCTGTACAGAGCTTAAATTTAAATGAATTTGGGAATGTGTTAATAGAAAAGCTTCAGGAAAAATAG
- a CDS encoding AIR synthase family protein, producing the protein MKVGKLDSYELQKIIDNNRGIKREDVRIRGGIGEDCSVIEFGDFECVVSTDPITGAEKGLGKLAVHINCNDIASAGVEPLGILVTIMAPESSTLIDIKNVMEEISEECKKLNLEILGGHTEVTSAVNRMIVSCTVLGKGRKNSSVSTADAKPGDDIIITKKLGMEGTFIAVSHKEDELINILTEEEIKEARGYIESISVVDEGRICGRAGVNSMHDITEGGVLGALWEVSKASNCGFKICYDFMPISEVTRKVCKKFNIDPLRFISSGSMLVTCKDGNKLVDLLKKNNIESVIIGNITEDKNIIIKDGKEEEVDPPDSDELFKIMK; encoded by the coding sequence ATGAAGGTTGGAAAGCTGGATTCTTATGAATTGCAGAAGATAATCGATAACAATAGAGGAATAAAGAGAGAAGACGTAAGAATTAGAGGGGGCATTGGTGAAGATTGCAGTGTTATAGAATTTGGAGACTTTGAATGTGTAGTATCTACAGATCCCATAACTGGAGCGGAAAAGGGACTTGGGAAACTTGCAGTACACATTAATTGTAATGATATTGCTTCTGCTGGAGTTGAACCTCTAGGAATACTTGTAACTATAATGGCTCCAGAAAGTTCAACACTTATAGATATAAAGAATGTTATGGAGGAAATAAGTGAAGAGTGCAAAAAACTAAATTTAGAGATACTAGGGGGACATACAGAAGTAACTAGTGCTGTAAATAGAATGATAGTATCCTGTACAGTTTTAGGAAAGGGAAGGAAAAATTCTTCTGTATCTACAGCTGATGCAAAGCCTGGAGATGATATAATTATCACTAAAAAACTTGGAATGGAAGGTACTTTTATAGCTGTAAGTCATAAAGAAGATGAATTAATAAATATACTTACAGAGGAAGAAATAAAAGAGGCTAGAGGTTATATAGAAAGTATAAGTGTAGTAGATGAGGGAAGAATTTGCGGAAGAGCTGGAGTCAACAGTATGCATGACATAACAGAAGGTGGAGTTTTAGGAGCACTTTGGGAAGTGTCTAAAGCCAGTAATTGTGGCTTTAAAATTTGTTATGATTTTATGCCTATAAGTGAAGTAACCAGAAAAGTGTGCAAGAAATTTAATATAGATCCTTTAAGATTTATATCTTCAGGAAGTATGCTTGTAACTTGTAAAGATGGAAATAAATTGGTGGATTTATTGAAGAAAAACAACATAGAATCTGTAATAATTGGCAATATTACTGAGGATAAAAATATCATTATAAAAGATGGAAAAGAGGAAGAAGTTGATCCTCCAGATAGTGATGAATTATTTAAAATAATGAAATAA